TGCATATCCCGATCAAAGCTGACCGTAAAGCGGGCCTTGCCGCCTGCGTATTCAGCGATCATCACACAATAAGCGAATTCTTCGCCGGTCTGCTCCACCCGGTCGCCGGCCGTCAATCCCTGCCCAAACTGGGTAAAAGCCCCCAATTCCGCCAGGCGCGGGCCTACCGCCTCCTGCAGGGATTCGGCCGTCAGCCCCTGTGCCTCGGCA
Above is a genomic segment from Luoshenia tenuis containing:
- a CDS encoding DUF3887 domain-containing protein produces the protein MRKFLAIGWCALLAALLFCVGCGTLPPMPAGFEEAAVQSACKEVITQINTGDYQGVIDRWRDAEAQGLTAESLQEAVGPRLAELGAFTQFGQGLTAGDRVEQTGEEFAYCVMIAEYAGGKARFTVSFDRDMQLIGLYMA